A window from Numida meleagris isolate 19003 breed g44 Domestic line unplaced genomic scaffold, NumMel1.0 unplaced_Scaffold261, whole genome shotgun sequence encodes these proteins:
- the LOC110390982 gene encoding platelet glycoprotein VI-like, with translation MVLALILVPRPSLSLLPSQGVSLGDSVTLRCHLPQTAAWIQLWFNGTLRSDKEKDEEHNTVEFSLVVTNLEDAGTYQCRYQVSEPLWTSSMSDPVELVVTGAIPCECGCGGGEGLRCCIRLLPGPLLCARCPQLLDAERCPPRNA, from the exons ATGGTGCtggccctcatcctgg TGCCCCGACCCTCCCTCTCACTGCTccccagccagggggtgtccctgggggaCTCTGTCACCCTGCGCTGCCACCTGCCCCAGACAGCTGCCTGGATCCAGCTCTGGTTTAATGGAACTCTGAGATCTGACAAGGAAAAAGACGAGGAGCACAATACAGTTGAGTTCTCCTTGGTTGTCACAAACCTGGAAGACGCGGGGACATATCAGTGTCGGTACCAGGTGTCAGAGCCACTGTGGACATCGAGTATGAGTGACCCCgtggagctggtggtgacag GTGCCATCCCATGTGAATGTGGTTGTGGCGGTGGTGAGGGGCTGCGCTGCTGTATTCGTCTTCTGCCTGGGCCTCTACTTTGTGCTCGATGCCCGCAGCTTCTGGATGCAGAGAG GTGTCCCCCCAGGAATGCCTGA
- the LOC110390995 gene encoding leukocyte immunoglobulin-like receptor subfamily A member 2, which yields MALALILVPRPSLSLHPSQGVSLGDSVTLRCHLPLPAARVCVYQHKYLRFLKNMHKEEDTAEFSLVEVRQEDAMKYQCQYQGLAPPGTSEKSDPVELVVTDSSYSPPGISLSPEEHVEMGTNVTIQCWNLGLHGTIFLHKDGHSAPIQHQDHSAGSTATFTLFRVTPANSGTYSCSYRPGGSYFLSSPLGDNVRLEVTNATTPPGAERMSHGNLVVAVVRGCAAALVFGLGLHFILDARSFWIRRDESPGGKGT from the exons ATGGCGCtggccctcatcctgg tgccccgaccctccctgtcactgcaccccagccagggggtgtccctgggggaCTCTGTCACCCTGCGCTGCCACCTGCCCCTGCCGGCTGCCCGGGTCTGTGTGTACCAGCACAAATATTTGAGATTCCTCAAGAACATGCACAAGGAGGAGGACACAGCTGAGTTCTCCTTGGTTGAAGTAAGGCAGGAAGATGCAATGAAGTATCAGTGCCAGTACCAAGGGCTGGCTCCACCAGGGACATCGGAGAAGAGTGACCCCgtggagctggtggtgacag ATTCCAGCTACTCCCCACCTGGCATTTCCCTGAGCCCTGAGGAACATGTGGAGATGGGGACCAATGTCACCATCCAGTGCTGGAACCTGGGTTTGCACGGCACCATCTTCCTGCACAAGGATGGGCACTCAGCCCCCATCCAGCACCAGGACCACAGTGCTGGGAGCACGGCCACCTTCACCCTCTTTAGAGTGACCCCAGCCAATTCCGGCACCTACAGCTGCTCCTACCGCCCTGGGGGCTCCTACTTTCTGTCCTCTCCCCTGGGGGACAACGTGAGGCTGGAGGTGACAAACGCAACTACACCCCCAG GTGCTGAGAGGATGTCCCATGGGAAcctggtggtggcagtggtgaGGGGCTGCGCTGCTGCCCTTGTCTTTGGCCTGGGCCTCCACTTCATCCTCGATGCCCGCAGCTTCTGGATACGGAGAGATGAGAGTCCTGGTGGGAAAGGCACTTGA